Proteins found in one Candidatus Zixiibacteriota bacterium genomic segment:
- a CDS encoding TolC family protein encodes MLRKWIYFLLITIFMLSGSISFGTTRKTVKIGYFEAGPYYIHKLSLREVKNSLEIIKPDSLELIYEPYAYRSAGWDRAQCRQMASEYLKMNDIDLVLAAGPWVVGDLLEAGYKRPIVGIYQFDPEIAGQVDSAGRPVAKNLTVTYSPDKLKNDLVAMLKLFPASKVGFMYFPEADEFDRYRAKFEGLASELGLKAYGTEKYNDFGVYSFFAAYHDIRDKIDVLYVPPLYGMELDQIRYLFQETQYSSIPTFSAEGLVILEKGATAADAVRPYRSAALFMADKILKIIDGAEPASLPTHFEEARSVCLNLNGAKQMKRIFDRKVVSNAQVIPEEPDESVPRYTLTQALELGERENTGLLALRERYQSVLDEAKKAYMAFVPGLSIGLSAATTDNAARAGIYNDILNREYAADFIVDQKLFSYPAIKAVQAAAKNRESEKMGLKQARHDLRRAITLAYISVLENEERLEIFNTLTSRLHDYWEIAISGNQSGRIDTLDIALIEARLVKTRIKEAEARHELKIARLVFNTLINRPGEETMVLDRSEFLPERMAMLARKLDELTATDDKLKQFERFFIRNGIDSSFTLQQATLAIDRQKDMISINGRGYLPDLNLRLKYSHGGLFQPVTGDRKDSWTFGGYLTIPLLSDPGRHYDRKILKAGLDRLMYEKDTLRFSMVQDISIRADYLVTLVGTLPTAYYSRNLAAANLDSVFTGYQRGDFNIMDLLALEKDASATEFSLIENKCGFFTAYAELLEAIGVDYLPGGSRAERQFMIELESALSGP; translated from the coding sequence ATGCTTAGAAAATGGATATACTTCCTTCTAATAACAATCTTTATGCTTTCAGGTTCAATATCGTTCGGGACAACCCGAAAAACCGTTAAGATCGGTTATTTTGAGGCCGGCCCGTATTACATCCATAAACTGAGCCTGAGAGAGGTGAAAAATTCTCTGGAAATTATCAAACCGGACAGCCTTGAGTTAATCTATGAGCCTTATGCTTATCGGTCGGCCGGATGGGATCGGGCTCAATGCCGCCAAATGGCTTCAGAATATTTAAAAATGAATGATATCGATCTTGTCCTGGCCGCCGGACCGTGGGTGGTTGGAGATTTGCTTGAAGCCGGATATAAACGACCGATTGTGGGGATATATCAATTCGATCCGGAAATTGCCGGGCAGGTTGATAGTGCCGGACGACCGGTGGCAAAAAATCTGACCGTGACATATTCGCCGGATAAATTAAAAAACGATCTGGTCGCCATGTTGAAGTTGTTTCCGGCTTCGAAAGTCGGGTTTATGTATTTCCCCGAGGCGGATGAATTTGATAGATATCGGGCCAAGTTTGAAGGTCTGGCTTCGGAACTAGGGCTGAAAGCCTATGGGACGGAAAAATATAATGATTTCGGAGTGTACAGCTTTTTTGCCGCATACCATGATATCCGGGATAAAATTGATGTTCTCTATGTTCCGCCCTTATATGGAATGGAACTGGATCAGATCAGGTACCTGTTCCAGGAAACTCAGTACTCCAGTATCCCGACCTTTTCCGCCGAGGGATTGGTGATACTGGAGAAAGGCGCGACTGCGGCCGATGCGGTTCGTCCTTATCGTTCTGCGGCCTTATTCATGGCCGATAAAATTCTGAAGATAATCGATGGTGCAGAACCAGCCTCGTTACCGACTCATTTTGAAGAAGCCCGATCAGTCTGTCTCAATCTTAATGGGGCGAAACAGATGAAGCGGATTTTTGATCGCAAAGTGGTATCAAATGCCCAAGTCATTCCTGAGGAACCGGACGAGTCGGTTCCGCGGTACACTCTGACTCAGGCCCTGGAATTGGGCGAACGCGAAAATACCGGTTTGCTGGCCTTGAGAGAAAGGTACCAAAGCGTCCTGGATGAGGCAAAGAAAGCATATATGGCTTTTGTGCCCGGTCTCAGTATCGGTTTGTCGGCAGCCACGACCGACAATGCGGCCCGGGCCGGAATTTATAATGATATTCTCAATCGGGAATATGCCGCCGATTTTATTGTCGACCAAAAGCTGTTCTCCTATCCCGCTATCAAGGCTGTTCAAGCAGCCGCCAAAAACCGCGAGTCGGAAAAAATGGGTCTGAAACAGGCCCGTCACGATTTGCGCCGGGCCATCACCCTGGCCTATATTTCGGTTCTGGAAAACGAGGAACGCCTGGAGATTTTTAATACTCTCACCAGTCGTCTCCACGATTACTGGGAAATTGCGATATCCGGAAATCAGTCCGGCCGGATAGATACGCTTGATATTGCGCTGATTGAAGCACGGTTGGTTAAAACCAGAATCAAAGAAGCCGAGGCCCGCCATGAATTGAAAATAGCCCGACTGGTTTTTAATACTCTGATCAATCGCCCCGGCGAGGAAACCATGGTCCTTGACCGATCCGAATTTCTCCCGGAAAGGATGGCCATGCTGGCCCGAAAACTCGATGAGTTAACGGCCACCGATGATAAGTTGAAACAATTTGAGAGGTTTTTTATAAGGAATGGAATCGATAGTTCATTTACCCTGCAACAGGCCACTCTGGCTATCGATCGGCAGAAAGATATGATTTCAATAAATGGCAGGGGATATTTGCCTGATCTGAATCTTCGCCTGAAATATTCTCATGGGGGTTTGTTCCAGCCGGTAACCGGGGATCGCAAGGACAGCTGGACCTTTGGCGGGTATCTGACCATTCCACTCCTGTCCGATCCCGGTCGGCATTATGACCGGAAGATACTTAAGGCCGGACTCGACCGGTTAATGTATGAAAAAGACACCCTCAGGTTTTCGATGGTGCAGGATATATCGATCCGGGCCGATTACCTGGTGACCCTGGTCGGAACTTTACCGACCGCCTATTATTCTCGAAATCTGGCCGCCGCCAATCTTGACAGTGTTTTTACCGGCTATCAGCGGGGGGATTTCAATATTATGGACCTATTGGCCCTCGAAAAGGATGCCTCCGCGACGGAATTCAGCCTGATCGAAAAT